TGCTGGGCTTTGCCGTATTCGCTTCGGCGCTGGTCGTGGTCGATCTGGCCCAGCGTGACCGCGACCTGACCCGGTCGCTCAGCGAGCAGCGGCAGGCCATTCAGAAGCTGAACGTCACCTACGCTGAGTTGCAACTGGAGGAGGGTGCGTTGGCCGCGCAGGGTCGGGTGGATCAGATTGCGCAGACGCGTCTGGACATGCACATGCCACGTCCTGACCAGATCACGATGGTGTTCCGATGAGCCGCGCCGTCACGACGCCCCTGAGGAATCAGAAGAAGGCTGCGCCGACGCCGTCTGCCAAGGATCGGGCGCAGTGGTGGTCCTGGCTGGGTGCGCGCTGGCGGGTCGCCGTGGTTTCCGGGGTTTTCGGCCTGTCGGCACTG
The Halothiobacillus diazotrophicus DNA segment above includes these coding regions:
- the ftsL gene encoding cell division protein FtsL produces the protein MKFLVALLGFAVFASALVVVDLAQRDRDLTRSLSEQRQAIQKLNVTYAELQLEEGALAAQGRVDQIAQTRLDMHMPRPDQITMVFR